From a region of the Bacteroidia bacterium genome:
- a CDS encoding Rieske 2Fe-2S domain-containing protein → MLNRRKFVTQTAAWCIVPGIVSSLLNSCKSSATFTSTSTTPGVIAVPLLSFTEGSDRINVRDKRLEYDILLLKKPGNEFKAIYMKCTHYDNPLVASSTSIYCNSHGSQFDMDGKVMKEPASTNLKIYPAKLENDQVLIQIQ, encoded by the coding sequence ATGCTGAATCGTCGAAAATTTGTTACCCAAACTGCCGCCTGGTGCATTGTTCCGGGAATTGTAAGCAGCTTGCTAAATTCCTGTAAATCTTCTGCCACCTTTACCTCCACTTCCACTACACCCGGCGTTATTGCAGTTCCTCTACTCTCCTTTACTGAAGGTAGCGACCGAATTAATGTAAGAGACAAACGCTTGGAGTACGATATCCTTTTATTGAAAAAACCGGGTAACGAATTTAAAGCCATTTATATGAAATGTACGCATTACGACAATCCCTTGGTGGCTTCTTCTACCAGCATTTATTGCAATTCCCACGGAAGTCAATTTGACATGGACGGAAAAGTAATGAAGGAACCGGCCTCCACTAACCTAAAAATATATCCTGCAAAACTAGAAAACGATCAAGTTTTAATTCAAATCCAATAA
- a CDS encoding c-type cytochrome, with amino-acid sequence MFKPFFYSAFFLLLLSATSCSKPEALQEEDLDERLSGGSQTVFDAGSGAYSHPFPNLSDRGNFNHGVGDISFEATFVTAPAPIHSGLGPIFNNVSCASCHIADGRGRPPLNPSELLSSMLVRISIPGENPHGGPNPAPGFGGQLQQRGVFGKPAEADVVITYTNTQGNFSDGTSYTLRKPTISLENPYIPLPSGHLLSGRVAPPVFGMGLLEAIDEMTILGLSDEFDANGDGISGRPNMVWDAVHGKKTIGRFGWKAGNPSVLQQTAGAYNEDMGITSFVFPTESSFGQTQFDGLFDDYELADSILFATTFYTQTLAVPARRNTDDPKVKKGKQLFKEANCSGCHTPMVRTGTNIAFPEASNQIIFPYTDLLLHDMGPELADNRPEFLANGQEWRTSPLWGIGLTELVNGHSNYLHDGRARNLLEAILWHGGEGEKSREYVKKLSQADREALIAFLKSI; translated from the coding sequence ATGTTCAAACCTTTCTTCTATTCGGCTTTTTTCCTTTTACTTTTAAGTGCCACTTCCTGCTCTAAACCGGAAGCACTTCAAGAAGAAGATCTGGATGAACGCTTATCCGGCGGGTCTCAAACTGTTTTTGATGCCGGCTCAGGTGCGTATTCCCATCCTTTTCCCAATCTCTCCGATAGAGGCAATTTTAACCATGGTGTTGGCGACATCTCATTTGAGGCAACCTTCGTTACGGCTCCGGCTCCCATCCATTCCGGGTTAGGACCCATTTTCAACAATGTGTCCTGCGCAAGCTGCCATATTGCAGATGGTAGAGGACGCCCCCCTCTAAATCCATCCGAACTTCTAAGTTCTATGTTGGTGCGAATTAGTATTCCCGGCGAAAACCCACACGGTGGACCAAACCCTGCTCCCGGATTTGGAGGACAACTACAACAACGGGGCGTTTTTGGAAAACCTGCCGAGGCTGATGTGGTAATTACCTATACCAACACCCAAGGAAATTTTTCTGATGGCACCTCTTACACTCTCCGAAAACCAACTATTTCACTCGAAAATCCATACATTCCCCTTCCTTCCGGACATTTGCTCAGTGGACGAGTTGCCCCTCCGGTTTTTGGAATGGGCTTGCTCGAAGCCATTGATGAAATGACAATCCTTGGTCTAAGCGATGAATTTGATGCAAATGGTGATGGCATTTCCGGACGACCTAACATGGTTTGGGATGCAGTTCATGGTAAAAAAACCATCGGACGATTTGGTTGGAAAGCCGGAAATCCCAGTGTGCTTCAACAAACAGCAGGCGCCTACAACGAGGATATGGGAATCACTTCCTTTGTTTTTCCAACCGAAAGTAGTTTCGGACAAACTCAATTCGATGGATTATTCGATGATTACGAATTAGCAGATAGCATTTTATTTGCCACCACTTTTTACACCCAAACACTAGCGGTACCTGCGCGTCGTAACACCGACGACCCAAAAGTAAAAAAGGGTAAACAGTTATTCAAAGAAGCAAACTGCTCAGGTTGCCATACCCCAATGGTAAGAACAGGTACCAACATCGCTTTTCCTGAAGCCAGTAACCAAATTATTTTCCCATATACCGATTTGCTTTTGCATGATATGGGTCCTGAATTGGCCGATAACCGTCCTGAATTCCTCGCAAATGGACAAGAATGGCGAACCTCTCCGCTATGGGGAATTGGTCTTACCGAATTAGTAAATGGTCATAGCAATTATTTGCATGATGGTAGAGCCCGAAATCTCCTCGAAGCTATCCTTTGGCACGGAGGCGA